The DNA window GGTGGCTTCTGGCTCTCGTCATCTCCTTCTTTTTTCTGTCGCGCACCCACATCCGCCGCCTTTCAGCTAGGCACCCGAAAACACACCTTACGCAAATTAATGTCGCATGCCAACAGCCAGTTCTCTCTCCTCGGACTTGGAGGTACACACCGGCTCGAATGACCGGGACAACGAAGCAGCCGGGGACAGTCGGGGCCCGTCATCGTCTTTAATAATGATTCATCGCCATACGGCGCGACTAATTGTTTACCGGTCGTTCACAACCAGCCTCCTCTTCACCCTGAACGGttccttcctcctcttcttcttcttcttcgtcttcttctgtACCGTCGATACCCGGCCACGCATCGCGCATACGTATTTCCCACCGTTGGCTTTCTCTTTTGTCTTCTTTCACTGCGACTGCTATTTTACAACTCGCACTCTTGTTCGATCCGGTCCCTGCGTTTCCTGCTATGCCGGGGCCCGTTATTTCCTGGCCCGATTCTCGACATCGAACTTGGAAAAGGCGTCTCGAATGATTCTACACGTTGCTTTCGGTTTTTTTCTAAAGGATGATTTACCGTGGTCAGGTTCTGTGTGTATCGATTAAGGCATTCTTTTTGGTGTAAAATTTTTGGGAGTCGACGTTCCGGGCTTAGAGAAATGGCTTTCGCTGAAGGGGAGTTTCATCTACGTGATAAAAGGAATGTTGGTGCTCTTGTTGGCAACGAGTCTCGCTTCGCCATCTTACGTTGTTCGCAGGAATCGAGGACAGGTGTGATCGGCACGCGGTGGATACAGGTGTCTTGTCATCTTTCATTTGCGGCGCTGAGTTACCGATAATGTCAGCGATACCGCGAAAGGTAAGGGTATCGAGTAGAGAATTGGAGATTGCGTGTGTTTTTCGCATGTTTTGTGCAAAAGAACACTTtttgaaaattccgaaaaatcgaactttgtattaggcGAACATGATAGCAAAGGAGGTGTCACGAAATTccgtagtataagtcaacgacaagccagacgctcgaaaaaaTCTTTTCTGGTATTGTGGTATTGTACACAaactttttgtaaaaattatcaTATTTTTGTAAGTTTTTCTCTTGTACTTGTTAAATGCTTCTTTCTGCAATGTGACTAGTGTTGGATTGACCCATAAATTCGTGCAGATTTTATACAAATACGGCATGCAtgaacgaaaataaaatttattcaatactgTAACCGTTATATTATATACACAATCTAtaagaaataaacaaatttttgtcaaGATAATTTCTGTAAGATGTTATGGGAAAATCTTATTAATGCAAAACAGGAAATACGCTCACTTTTACTTGAAAAGATGCAAAAGAAAGTATGTAGATACAAATAGACGTTATACACACTGgtttattaaaatatatgtatTCCACTGTAAACTGTTTATATTTACGTTTCAAATTCAGATCACTGTTCTATCAAATTACACAGCATAAATATTGTACAGAAAAGTAGGAACACTATAACATAGAGTATATAAAGTAATTGTAATTTACTTTAGTATATGTAACAATTTCTTAGACGTCGTACTTTTATAAGGCAAATatgttgttattgttataacTAATTGTACAATTTAGTACTATGTTAATATATGCATTGTTTTATGTTACAGGAATGTGACATCATGATTAATTacataattaaaattataactTTGATGTTGTATCTTTCTTCAAAAGTATTTTTCCTTAAATTATATTCTAGAAATGTTTAACTACACTTTAAGTGCGACAAAactaaaaacaattttataaatataatttaaagtaAAAGTGTATCAATCaagttatattatttattcatataATAGTTAATAATACAAAATAAGCACACACATGCATGAAAAACAAATTATACGTTTATTAACGCAAAATTGCTAGCATACACTGTATGTTATCAAAGGTATGTTCAAATTTATTCTAGTAGTCTAAAAGTACTAATTTCTTTGTCTTTAAGAGATTATGATACATACATATTATGCAATTTATTGAAAGTCCAATTTGGTATCAGCAATTTACatatattaacacgttcgaTACGATATTGAAGTACTTTTTTGTATCTTACTGAGCACGCCACTTTATTTGAATAATCATATTTATTAATCAAAAGATTTTCATAAatcacaaattaatttcttgccACTGAACTATTGCTTCCAAGTAACATCTCCCCTCCTTGAGTACTATCTCGTTGAAGGCtctgtaaaaatattgaaaaaatatgtaatacaGCAGTAGAAACAATGTATCATGTATAAGAAAATGATGTCAATACTTTAACATGTATTTGTTGTTTCAACATAGCTGCCCTTAAAATTAACATGCGTGTACATCTCAAATATCTCTTGCCAGCAGTTATTGACTTTTCGAACGTTGTACTGCGTTGATCAACATCTTTTGCATATAAAATCTAGAAATGCATGATACAAAAATACCAgtttaatgaaatatttcagATTGATGATTATCGATAGTAATTACCTTATTATGAGAATCTATACGAGCTTGAATTTGACCATCAAGAATTAGTTGCATGAGCTCATCTTCCAGTTCTGAAACTGTTCTATTAAAAGCAGTGGCCATGCGACTCATATCTGCGCTTAAATATGGACTGAAGTATTGTATTAATGCTCTATTCCGTATTTGCGTGTACAATACATTTACATGTGGTGCTATATACATATCCAAGAGTATATTATCCTTAATTTCATCTAATAACTTCAAACACGATGCATACTTTGATtcataaaatgtaaaaataatatctCTTAATTGTGGTTCCAATTCTAGGAAGAGTTTGAAAGAACCACTGAAAATGACTTGCTTCTGTAATTCATGTCTATCAAATGTAGCTAAAGCACAAAGGCCTCCGTACAAGGCAACGTTTCCAGGAGACAATAACTCTGGACAATCACAGTGGTCTAACGATGCTTGTAAGAAATGCCTTGCAGCCAATTTGAATCTTCTTGTTGCTAGTTCTGCTAAGCCAGCTGCAACTTTTAGTTTTGTAATTATAGACTGATTGTTATCTTTACCATGTACATCGGATACATCTGATGTGCTTTCAGCCTTCGTAACGTAACTCAGTACATGTGTCCAA is part of the Halictus rubicundus isolate RS-2024b chromosome 3, iyHalRubi1_principal, whole genome shotgun sequence genome and encodes:
- the LOC143352520 gene encoding LOW QUALITY PROTEIN: COP9 signalosome complex subunit 1-like (The sequence of the model RefSeq protein was modified relative to this genomic sequence to represent the inferred CDS: inserted 1 base in 1 codon) codes for the protein MSNARQNVDMPFQFHDVQQNVVEPMQVDAPTEDNDNAEQEPYIVENPTLDLEVYANSYTGLAKLYRLMYIAEHCPMLRVEALKMAISYVMTTYNVSLYVLLHKKLVQVVGSSGLPDVAAQSTSQDMLTLDQVWVESRSKKAALKLEKFDTDLKNYRSNSIKESIRRGHDDLGDHYLDCGDLVHALKCYSRARDYCTSGKHVVNMCLNVIKVSVYLQNWTHVLSYVTKAESTSDVSDVHGKDNNQSIITKLKVAAGLAELATRRFKLAARHFLQASLDHCDCPELLSPGNVALYGGLCALATFDRHELQKQVIFSGSFKLFLELEPQLRDIIFTFYESKYASCLKLLDEIKDNILLDMYIAPHVNVLYTQIRNRALIQYFSPYLSADMSRMATAFNRTVSELEDELMQLILDGQIQARIDSHNKILYAKDVDQRSTTFEKSITAGKRYLRCTRMLILRAAMLKQQIHVKSLQRDSTQGGEMXTWKQ